The following coding sequences are from one Methanohalophilus halophilus window:
- a CDS encoding phosphate signaling complex PhoU family protein gives METRKIQVTGKSTYIMTLPKKWATRSNLYAGSQVKLNLQDNGALLITPTSISEEKGKKTLHLNGDIQRFKRDLIATYILGNHDIMEVRSDHIPKETYNEVVDFCHDFVGLEIIDSNETCLIIQDLLDGDEFTLEKGLQRMFAITSTMIDDLAYALKNNDRDTIEYVMIRNADTDRMHMLISKQFIDRLRLNKISDYDHLNLIQAFYYRLAGDQIRHIAQHTRKIASYIMRNPIDKEKLTIINKFLIQSNSYLRRSYEAFKYINKEEANNILKEYNEQIDTTEYCYLKGVNTQYILKEYKDQIDTINHLHEEGVPINIPLDSIKRINAYAANLSELTIDLSQL, from the coding sequence ATGGAAACCAGGAAAATCCAGGTAACGGGAAAATCAACATATATAATGACACTGCCCAAAAAATGGGCAACAAGGTCCAACCTGTATGCAGGCTCACAGGTAAAGCTTAACCTGCAGGACAATGGAGCCCTCCTAATTACTCCCACCTCAATTAGTGAAGAGAAGGGTAAAAAGACCTTACACCTTAATGGCGATATCCAAAGATTCAAACGAGACCTCATTGCCACATACATATTGGGCAATCACGATATAATGGAAGTAAGGAGCGACCATATTCCTAAAGAAACCTACAATGAAGTGGTTGATTTCTGCCATGATTTTGTGGGTCTTGAAATTATCGATTCAAATGAGACCTGCTTGATAATCCAGGACCTTCTTGACGGTGATGAATTCACCCTCGAGAAGGGGTTGCAAAGAATGTTTGCCATCACATCAACGATGATAGATGACCTGGCATATGCACTAAAGAACAATGACAGGGATACAATAGAATATGTTATGATCCGCAATGCAGATACAGACCGGATGCATATGCTTATTTCAAAACAATTTATAGATCGCCTGCGCCTCAATAAAATTTCTGATTACGACCATCTGAACCTGATACAGGCTTTCTATTATCGGCTTGCCGGGGACCAAATTAGACACATAGCCCAGCATACTAGAAAAATTGCTTCCTATATTATGAGGAACCCTATAGATAAAGAAAAATTGACGATTATTAATAAGTTTTTAATACAATCAAATTCATACCTGAGAAGAAGTTATGAAGCATTCAAATATATTAACAAAGAAGAAGCAAATAATATCTTAAAAGAATATAATGAACAAATTGACACTACAGAATATTGTTATTTGAAAGGTGTGAATACTCAATATATCTTAAAAGAATATAAAGATCAAATTGACACTATAAACCACCTACATGAAGAAGGGGTACCAATAAACATCCCGCTGGACAGTATAAAAAGGATAAATGCTTATGCAGCAAACCTTTCCGAACTTACAATCGATCTATCACAATTATAA
- the psmB gene encoding archaeal proteasome endopeptidase complex subunit beta: MDNDKHLKGTTTVGIVCSDGVVLATEKRATMGNFIASKTAKKIYQIDDLVGMTTAGSVGDAQQLVRMISVESKLYKMRRQESITIKGLTTLLSNILGGQRYFPLMVQLLIGGVDKNGPAIFSLDAMGGNIEETKAVATGSGSPMAYGVLEDRYHEGINVEEGMELAIRALYNAMKRDSASGNGIDVVKITADSYKRIETGEVDKILENLN; the protein is encoded by the coding sequence ATGGATAATGACAAGCATTTAAAAGGCACAACCACTGTAGGCATAGTTTGCAGTGATGGAGTTGTTCTTGCCACTGAAAAAAGGGCAACTATGGGCAACTTCATAGCCAGCAAAACCGCAAAGAAGATTTACCAGATCGATGACCTGGTCGGGATGACCACTGCTGGCTCGGTAGGTGATGCCCAGCAACTTGTGCGGATGATTAGTGTGGAATCCAAACTCTATAAAATGAGGAGACAGGAATCAATAACCATCAAAGGCCTCACAACTTTACTCTCCAATATCCTTGGTGGGCAACGCTATTTCCCTCTAATGGTACAACTCCTGATAGGTGGCGTAGATAAGAATGGACCTGCTATCTTTTCACTCGATGCGATGGGTGGAAATATTGAGGAGACAAAGGCCGTTGCTACAGGCTCTGGTTCACCGATGGCTTATGGTGTTCTTGAAGACCGCTATCATGAAGGTATCAATGTCGAAGAGGGTATGGAACTTGCAATCCGTGCTCTTTACAATGCCATGAAAAGAGATTCAGCTTCTGGAAATGGTATCGATGTTGTCAAAATAACCGCGGATAGCTATAAAAGGATTGAGACTGGAGAGGTGGACAAAATTCTTGAAAACCTGAACTAA